The Schistocerca piceifrons isolate TAMUIC-IGC-003096 chromosome 5, iqSchPice1.1, whole genome shotgun sequence DNA segment TTCAGGTGTTTCAAGATTCACGTCATCACCTCCACTGCCATTATTGTCAGTTGAAGCTGGTCCAGTTCCTTGATCACGACCATATTGTTGGAACACATCAGCAATAATATCCTTGCCCTGTAGTTCTCACATAAGATGAGATTATCATTAAAATGTACAAAACTGTCGAAACCTGCACCATTCAGCACAGTTAGCTCATTACAGAAATGACTTCACCATCACAAGCGTCGTCGGCGTCATCATCATTGATGGCAGTCTCTTCCGGATGGCTTGTAGTAAGTTAATAGAGAGGTTTTCATTTTTTACATCAGTCAGTGCTATTAAAAGTTGAACCAGTTTTCTTCTATAATGTGCTTTGAAATTTGCACCAATGCCCAAATCAAGCAGCTTTTTCTACTTTTAGTACACTAGTACAATTTGGAGGGAAAAATTCCACTATCATTTCCCAAAACTACTCGGTGTGGATGTGCTGCACATCGATCCTGGAGACAAAGGCTCCTCCTCTTTTTCATTATAATGTCCAGCTTTTTTAACCATTGTTTCATTAAAATTATAATCATCcaagaacttttattgaatttgtaTTCCGTAGGTTTCATCTTCACACGTCAGCAACATCTCAGATCCCTATACATTTTTCTATCACACATGGGGGAAGGTTGTCGGATCCTTTTGTTTTCATGGGTCACTCCCTTCAGCTAATGTTTTACTAGGAAGCAGACTGTATAATAGACCAGTCTCCTCACAGTATTAGATGTTTTAAGACTGATAATCCCTTAAGATACCCAGCAGAACCTAATCAATCCAGTGTTCCACCGAGACACTGTCCATAGTTTCAATTCACCAGAATTTGTTCTCCCTGTGATTCCATGATGATCTTTAAATCTTTGTAATCATCATCATGGATGAAGCCTTGAAATCAGCAGTGATGTTTCTACTTCTAGCTAAATCCAATCGCCATTGCTTTTAACATGTCACCACTGATTGGTGGAGCTACAGCGCACTTTTTGCTGGAACCATGTAAAAAACATCTTTTCCAAATCTACATAATTCCCTTCTTGCTGATGGCTGCATTTTGTTGATTTTGCATCTAATTTTAAAAACTCATTCAAAAAGTGGTTTCTTTTGCTGATGACTGTACATAGTGTTGTATAGGCAATTCGAAAGCCTGAAgcaatttcatattttgttttgTGTGGATTAGTATGCACTTCTCATATGAATTTTACTTCCTGATCTATTATGTACCTCTTCCTTTTTATGTTCTCCATGGCTGATCAAACGCGACAATGTTAGAACcactgttgaaaaataaatatctgCCGGCAACTTTTAACTTCTTGACTGTTACCATGAAAGAGATTCTCATATTGAAAAACACCAgtgccaggagtgtatgtttccatAACACCCACTCTAGTTAACCGTTTCTCTGTCCCTCATTTGCATATGTCAACAAAGGTAAGGAAAATATCAGAGGGCTTCTTTTCAAACAACAATGCTCATTACAATTATGCAAAACTCAATTTATTTCACCAGAAATTGTTACATATAACAGTGAATGATGTAAAGACGCATTAAATATATATAAAGtttaattaaatcaaacaatggaaaatccaagatggaatgtaacagtattatgagaaggtacgttgctactcaccatatagcagaggtgcggAGTCGCAGGtagacaacaaaaagactctcacaattatagctttcagccattaaggccttcgtcaacaacagacacacatacgtgcacacacacacacacacacacacacaaacgcaactcacactcatgactgcagtctcagacaactcaAACCACAGactgcagtggtgtgtgtgtgtgtgtgtgtgtgtgtgtgtgtgtgtgtgtgagagagagagagagaaaattgcgtttgcatgagtgtgtgggcatgtgcgtatgtgtgtctattgttgacgaaggccttaatggctgaaagctataactgtgagagtgcttttgctgtgcctatctgtgactcagcatctccactatatggtgagtaataactttccttctcataatattgttaaagtttaattaacacatttttaaattatattttgttggcaccgacaaAACTTTACTTATAAATAAGATCTACACAGAACAGAGTTATGTATGAACCAGGTTCAATTGCATGTGAAACACTGTGTATCCAAATGTGCAGTCAGCTGTCATACTGCAGTAACTGGCAATATTGCATTGTGCACACTATAGGTGCATCAACGTCTGCAAAATTCAGTGTTTTACCTGAATTAGTTGCTGATCCTGAACCCTTGTGTATAtctattggaggaggaggaggaggaggaggaggaggaggagaggtgaCAGTATTACCTCAGGTTCTaaatctatggaacaaatatttctAAAATCCACTTCACAGAAACGAGTCATTCCTCAAACACTGTGCAGTAAAAACATTGTCAGTTTGGTTGGGTATACAGAAACTTATCTTCCACATGGTATCATTTAGGAAAACCATCTTTAAATTAGGACAGCCAATGATCAGTTTGGCCCTTAACCCTCCAAAAATTTGATTCTATTGTTTGTTTTGGGTCCTCTGTGGTTCACTTTCTAAATACAGGATCATTCTCCAATGACTAGGTTTGGAAACAAGAGATACCTCCTACTAATTTTAGACAATCGTAATCATCAAAGTTGGTTGGATAGTTATAATTAAATCCAGCATCTCCAAAATCTACAAAATAATACAGCATTTTTATAAAATCATCATGGTCACAAAGTTCATAGTTTTATTCATAACAAGGCCAAGTGTACACCCAAGTTTTGAGTAAAATTTTAAGTGCCAAAAGTGAACTGtagtgttgattttttttttaatgaaccttTTCCCTTCTCCTCACTTTATGCAAACATGAGTTACCATTCTTCAAATCGCTGCTTTGATTGCATTTAGGTTTTAGTCCTTGGACTATCTAATAGATCATATAGGAATACAAGTAGTAGGTCAGACACACCTGAACTGTTTTTAATTTGTATCAATACCTGAGGTGGCCATCTACTTGGGGTGAATTGCAGTTCAGTTGTTTCTTGCTTTCTGATTCCCAAGTTTTTACTTTAGTTATAGAAAACTATTTCCAATAAAAGACACCTCTTTCCTTACTTCCAAATGTTGATTTATACAAGCAACTAAAAGGAGGAAGAAAACTCTTACACTATATAGAGCActactgttattaaatgtgtaCTCGCCTTTTCTTCAGCAGCTGTAAGTTTTTCTCTTattttccccacctcctcctggTACGCTACCCTCTGGAAAACAACAGTAAATTTTTTAATGCAAAGCTTCTATTGGCATTCAGACAATCATAATTCATTCAAAACTACACTATTTATATGCTGACagtgaaatatttaatttcttgaaCAGAAAAAAGTGCACAAAGTTACATGTCTGCCAAATTCATTTATTATCTCTCATAGCAATCCACTgcaacaataataatttttgtgtAGAAAAACTAAATGTGTTTATATTAAAATTTGAAATATCTCACAGAATTAACATCTTGATAAATAATTTAATCATTTGGTACATGTGAAGTTCTAATGTAATATTGTCACtagatgaagagagagaaaaaaaaaaaaacacagaaaaatttcaaagctaTGGGTATTGGACTAGAAAATGAACACAAATCCCTATCAAGAGCATGCTGAAGAGTGATTACATTTTAGCTTCAAAATTTGCAGTGCATGAACACACTAAAAACAAGCCCAACATTGTTCTACCTCATGCTAcagtcagaccaagagaatctcgtaaggagagggagggagggagggaaggagggagagagggaaggagggagagggagagggagagagagagagagagagagagagagagagagagagagagagagagagagaacaccatGAGAAAACATTCAATAAACTTTTGATATACTCACCATCTTTGACTTTAAATTTTCTAGCTTTTGTTCATATTCTTCACGAATTTCTGCCAGTTTTATCTGCATTTCCTTCTGGAACTGGTTGTTCAGCTTTATATTAAGTTTCTTCTGTTCCAAGACTTCATTTTCTTTCTCAGAAAGCTTTGCTTTTATAGCAGAATGTTCTGATTTTAATGTTGCATAGCTTGTACTAAGATGGTGTGTGTAATTCTCACCCCTTATCTTAAAATTCTGCTCCATTTCTTTCAGTTTGTCTTCTAGCTTAGAGTTCAAAGTTGAAAGTGCTGCATTCTCCTTCCGCAGTATCGAATTTTCATTACTTACTTCCATTAGCtgtttctgaaattctgatttttCACTCTCGCTTACACTCAAAGACAACTTGACAGACAAGAGCTCTTCATTAAGTTGTTGAGTTTTAACTTTGTACACTGAGAGTGTCTTTTCCAAGTCTTCCTTTCGCGCTGCAGTATCGAAACAATGCTGCTTATCCATCTCATCATGATGGGAATTCTTTGGTTCAAGTGAGTCTTCTGGGTTCCAGCCATCATCTTCAGAAGACAGATCACAGCCACTGCAAGGTCTTGTCTTAGGGTTTAATACATTAAGACTGCTACTGCTAGTTAGACTGTCTGGTTTCACATCAAATGTTTCATTACATTTTGTTTCCAAGGACCTACAGCTCTCTAGAACTAATTCCATCTGAGACAACATACCACAAATTCGACTTTCTATAGACTTTAATGTTAATTCAGTCAACGTTATGAAGTCAAAGGAATCTGTGGAACTAGATTCTTCACATTTATCACTAAGAGCATTTTCCATAGAAGACAAGTCAGTGACACAGCCTGGTGCATCTTCAGATGTTTTCATAAATTTCATcttgcttatttttttaaaaataatttcatactgATCAACATTTTTCTTAGTTTCATCCAGGCACATATGCAAAGCACTCAGAGCTTCCTTAGTCAAGGTATAAAATTCCTTCTCAACACATGATAATTTTGCTTCATTTTCCAATTTTGATGCTCTAATGTTATCTGTCAATGACAGAGCAGATATTTTTTTGCCATATGTAGCTTCAACAATATTCAGACACCTTCCGGCATCAGTCAATTTTTGCGATAACTGATGTTTAGCTACAAAAACTTTCTCAAATATCACATCAGCTTCAAGCTTCCTAGATATcagtttccaacatacttctcCCAGTTTCAAGGATGATGATCGTGCCTCTGCTAAACATTCCTTCATTTGCTTATTTTGGCTGATTAGTTCTTTTACTTCATCtttcatactcaagttcttggCAAGAAGTGGCTGGATTTGAGCATTTAATGTTTCTatctcaattttttgtttattactaCTCTCTAACAATAAACAATTTTCTTTCTCCAATGTGGTAACAGTATCTGATAACTGTTTTACTTCCATATCCAACTTCTtacttatttcttcttttattttgtaGGCCTGTACCTCACTGTGAAGGGAAGTATTATCTGCCATGAGTGTACAATTCTGTTTAGCTATAACTTCATTTAGTTTTTTCATTTCATTAGTATCTgcctgaaatttaattatttcattttgaagaaatTTGTACTTTGAACAAATAGCAAGTACAAATTCATAGAACACATTAAGTATggcattaaataattttaaatttttcatgttgTTTGACTCTGTAATGATGGTACAGTCATTGCCACCAGTAGAATCGCATTCAGACTTTGTCAATTTGTCATCAATGTCACCTATATGTTCAACATTTATTGCAAACAATTTGTCAAAGGTTTCTTCCTGCAATGATCCATATTCAGCTAAATTTTCACGGACATCAACAAAATTACTTATAACATGTTTAAATTCAGATAAAACTTGGTGTAACtcattttggaaaatatttagagtTCCTGAagttttttgaacattgttttccaatgCTTGAATTTCCTCCTGTGCCTGACAGAGGTCTAATTTGAAACTGTCTCTCTCCTGTGTGACTCTTGTTAGTTCTTTGTTGAATGAAGCCTGTATTTCAACAACTTTATTATGTGCCTTTGTGATGTTTTCTTGAGTTTCCTTTAGAATCTTTGATTTTTCCTCAAGTAATTCTATGTTGTTCTGTTTTTCCTTATTAAGTTCAATTTCTAAAGTCTCAAATTTCTTTGTGAGATGCTGCTTATGCTTCTCAAGGGTTGTGATCTGCGACTCGAGTGACAGAGTTTTACTCGACAGTTGTTCTATTTCTTGTTCTAAAATTTGATTCTTCTGCTGATAAACCTCATTTTggattttgttattgtttttcagATTCACAAGATCGATATTAGCTCTCTCAAGTTGTGACCATAATTCACTTTTCTGCTCTTCTAAGCCCAGTAACCTGTTTTCTGCCATCTTTGCACTTTCAAGAAGGGTATTATTAtcgaatttcagctgtttctcttgtAATGATAACTCCTGATTAATTGCTTTTAGCTCCAGGATCTCTGCTCTCAAAGAATTAGCAGCTTCATTTAGTTCTTTCACAACAGCCTTTTCAGTTTCCAGTTTTCTAAATGAAGAATCTCGCTCTTCCTCCAGCACATGCACCCTACACtgaatttctgtcagtttcaaagTAAGTGTTTCATTTTGTGTTTCGTAATTCTTGCACTGAACTGACAGATCATCTTTTAGCTTTTCTAGCTCTCCAATTTGATGATTTGAAGTTTTTAAATCGGCTTCAAGTTTCAACACTGATGACTTGCACTCATTCAATTCATGAGAAAGTGCCATTCTTTCTGCCTGCTCATCCGAAAGCCTCTTTTTAACTTCATTCATTTCATTCATAAGTAATTCATTTTCACTTGTCAGATGACATTTATCTGTCACAGCATTATCTAAAGACAATCTGAGTTTTTCTGCTGTCCTTAAAGATTCATCAAGTTCCTCCGTTAGAGCTTTAAGTTTTTGCTTATCAGCTTGATGTTGTTTTAAAATTTCATCCCTCTCTTCACATTTGCTGTGTAATAGAGCATCCATTTCCACTACTCGTTCATTCAGACCACACTTCTCTTTTTCCAGCAAACTATTCTGCAGAGATAAACATTCTATTTCCTTTTGAAGcgaatctaattttgcttttaCTTGCTGCAGTTCTTCTTGCAGATCACCTTGTAGAGCAATCTAAAAAAGAAACGGATTTATTAGTCACTTCACAAACTGATGTTCTACTTTTTAGTTCACAGGTGGCTACTTAAAAAATCAATAATCTGTATTGGACTAATATTCAAACACTAACATGCtttgaaatattaaatattttgaaatttgtgataacaaaactcgacaaaatttaaatttcaacgttaggttaaaaacacagaatttttCTATGTATAATGCAATtacctgagaattccaggttttccagaagaatccCCACCCTGTTATAGCATACAAAAATCAGACCTACCATTACTGctgaaaggaaaccaaacaaaaatacaaTACCTTTTCTTCAAGTTGTATCCTTAATTTCTTGTTTTCCTCTATTTGCTCATGGAGCTGCAGATCAACTACAGTTTGTCCAAGGTTTTCAGCACTATCtgtaaaaaaacataaattacaactttttccttattctccagtttgaaattgtgtgttacACTATATATGATGCAATTTGAAACAGCTTACTTTTCATATGTTATctgcaaaacaaatattatatAGTTTTCACAAGGAATCTGGCTCCAGTCTTAAACCAATAAGGTCAATCTTATACCATGTAGCTATAAATAGCTGGACCTATTTgataatgtcagtatagaaacaagGATTAATGATCATGATGTCACTACAACTACTATGATGATGAAAGttgataaatcagtcaagaaggataggagagtgtttctgctagatagagcagataagccgtTATTAGCATCTcggacagtgaattggcatcacttagttccagtaagattgcTGTAGAGGAATTgtggacaaagtttaagcagattgtaaatcatggtctggagagatgtGTCTCTTGGACAAAGGTTGGCagacccaccacggtttaataatgaaattcggcaGATGCTGAGCagacagaggctgttgcactctcagttcaaaagggaaAACACAAATGACAAGTGAAGGTTAGAAGAGATTCCTGTGTTTGTGGAAAGACCTATGCGCAAAGCATgtaacaactaccactgtcacactTCAGCAAACCATCTGGAAGATAACCCAAGAAAATTCTTACATAAAATTGCTAaacaggtctaaggcttccattcagtcccttgttggccagtctggtcaaaaccaaagttttaaatttcagatccaaGGAAACGTCCCCACAGAAGGATCATACAAATATACCATTATTTGACCACtggacagattcccgtatggatgaCAGAAATAAGCACAACTGGCTTAGAGAGACAGCTGAGAGATTTGAAAGCAAATGAAACATCGCGTCCGGATGGAACcgtagttcgattttacaaagagtattctacggcattgtccctttacctagcttgcatttaccatgaatctctcgcccagcacaaagccctaagtgactggaaaaaagcgcaggtgattccagtatataagaagagtaaaggaATGGACTCGCAAAattagaccaatatctctaacttaTGTTTGGTGCAGACTccctgaacatattctcagttccaatagaataaactttcttgagactgagaagcttatgtccacggatcagcatggttttagaatgcACTGCGTGTGCAAAACGcagattgcccttttctcaaactatatactgagaactatggatgaaaggcaacaggcagattccatatttgtagacttccagaaagcatttgacatggtgctgccccactgcaggctgttaacgaaggtacgatcatATGGATTACGCTTACAGATATgtcagtggcttgaagacttcttgaataatagaacccagtacgttgtcctcaacggagggtgttcatcaaagacaaaggTATTGTCacgagtgccccagagaagtgtgataggactgctgctgttctctgtatacataaatgatttgatggacagggtgggcagcaatctgcggttgtttgctgatgtctTCATGTATGCTAAGGTTTCTAAGTTGAGTGACGGCaggaagatgcaagacgacttggacaagattttcagttggtatgatgaatggcagctagccctaaatgtgaaaaaatgtaagtaaatgcacttgagtaggaagatcaagcttgtaatgtttggatacagtattactagtgtcctgtctGACACAGtagagtcatttaaatatctgggcataacactgtaaagcaatatgaggtggaacaagTTTGTGAGAACTGTGGAAGGGAAGATGTAGGGTCGActgatttattgagagaatttgAGGAAAGAGTGGTCCACCTATAAAGGAGACAGTACATAGGACaccggtgcgacctattcttgaatactgctcgaatgtttgggatccataccaagtcagattaaaggaagacatcgaagcaattcagaggctgccagatttgttactggtaggttcgaacaatgcttaagtgttatggagatgcttcaggaagtcaaatgggaataCATGGAGGGAAAGcaacgttcttttcaagaaacactgttgaaaaaatttagagaactggcatttgaagctaactgccaaacgatctactgccaccaacatacattgcctttaacaaccacaaagataagatatgagaaattagcgcTCTTATAAAGACGTAtagacagtcacttttccctctctctgttttcgagtggaacaggaaaggaaatgacaagtagaggtacaggataccctccgccgcacaccgtatcGTAGCTTGTGGAGTAGCTAAGTAGATGTCAATATAAATAGCGGAATTGGTAAAAGTGGAATTTTAAGCTGGGTTTTGCCATCATATTCTAGCCTTTTTGTAACAAATATAAGTTCCCTTTAGTGTAACGTCAAACTGAAGTGATATTTGCTGATATTGAAATGTCTGCAAAGTGATGACAGCAGCAAGAGAACTTATGTGCTAACAGGGATCAGTCTgaagttaaaaatattgcttttaaCCATGTGAAGGCACACATGTGAAAGCTTAAAAATTAGTCCCAATGCATCTAGATCCTTGCCTTTTGCATACCCAACAAAGTTCATACTAATTAAGGCCTCCCATGTTAATTTATTCTATTAGCAACAGTAAGACTATGTGTAAGTTGCCTTTCTTACAAGAAGTCAATCCTGTGGAATTAGTCTGAGACCCCAAGAGATGCCCGAAATGGAATGAGGATGAAAAAACTTAATTATGATTAGAATGTAAGTAGTGGTATAATGAACCTTACCAGTAGGATTATTTGCCTACACTACTAATTTCAAAATAGTACCCTGTGTTCAAGCTACAACTGTGCAACTCAGAGTGTTTGTAATGTAAAATGCTACACCACCATGTCAAatttaatttacaattaaaaaactACATGGAACTGGCTGTTCCAGCTAGCACACCCACAAACAAGCCAggcacaggtgaacagtggtgTGCCAACATCTGATGAGCAGGTAGTCAGGCAACCAGGGAGTATCCTTGCAATCCTATTGTACTGGCAGAGTGATTGTCGGAAGGGGTGGCAAACTGCCTAGCACATTTGCAAAATTCATGGAATTTGGCTGCCTGGTGGGTAGCTTATAACAACTATGCTATGCCGCAAGCAAGCAGCATTGTAACAGTCTGATAGAGTCCCCAAAATGCCACGATACGTGGGAAGGCAGTGCACAAGGAAATATAAACAAACTTTTCAACAAACCAATGTAGTGGTAATAAATTTTTGCAGAAAAATCACATAACTTACATCAGCGCACTCCAAAATCAATTGGACATATAATTTTTCTAAATTGGTTCAGACTGTGTATTTCATTGCTCCACATTTGAACTCCACTTTTCTACTGATGTCAGAGACTATGGTTGTAATGAAAGAACAGCATTTGGAATCTGGTGACCGGACTGACAACCCGAAACAAACAGTTTCACTACTGGAAGGGTGGTGAAGAACAGCATTAAAGAATAATAAGGatgacaaatgaaaaaagaaatgcaaacaGCAGCAATTGCAACAAACTGTGACAAGA contains these protein-coding regions:
- the LOC124798027 gene encoding myosin-9-like isoform X3, coding for MEGLTSFIKEHFPSYYLDSELYRVMSDEDCEELLCLLSLILFYCTMRSSASDWIQNALCCRLSEEMQVRVKTFIEKIPNDTSAVTKTLVKEATLESGLYSGSPPVMFSYSPQTNSLLKGQQNATPLKCYFQSPLIQQQKRSVIENREVRKLKSQLDSVTYEYTDLQEELQQAQEQIRILNEKYQEKAQELAKLHKEMDSREQEASVPNDKNCKCEMSQKLKRELKSTQNYVKVLEDKMSDAEGVNYKLEKRAKHAEHCSTNFKKKVDEYESTLHKMQEDLRTAEERIKELVEQNMELNDFIEKQRKVQDSSTDLEMSVIATLPDSAENLGQTVVDLQLHEQIEENKKLRIQLEEKIALQGDLQEELQQVKAKLDSLQKEIECLSLQNSLLEKEKCGLNERVVEMDALLHSKCEERDEILKQHQADKQKLKALTEELDESLRTAEKLRLSLDNAVTDKCHLTSENELLMNEMNEVKKRLSDEQAERMALSHELNECKSSVLKLEADLKTSNHQIGELEKLKDDLSVQCKNYETQNETLTLKLTEIQCRVHVLEEERDSSFRKLETEKAVVKELNEAANSLRAEILELKAINQELSLQEKQLKFDNNTLLESAKMAENRLLGLEEQKSELWSQLERANIDLVNLKNNNKIQNEVYQQKNQILEQEIEQLSSKTLSLESQITTLEKHKQHLTKKFETLEIELNKEKQNNIELLEEKSKILKETQENITKAHNKVVEIQASFNKELTRVTQERDSFKLDLCQAQEEIQALENNVQKTSGTLNIFQNELHQVLSEFKHVISNFVDVRENLAEYGSLQEETFDKLFAINVEHIGDIDDKLTKSECDSTGGNDCTIITESNNMKNLKLFNAILNVFYEFVLAICSKYKFLQNEIIKFQADTNEMKKLNEVIAKQNCTLMADNTSLHSEVQAYKIKEEISKKLDMEVKQLSDTVTTLEKENCLLLESSNKQKIEIETLNAQIQPLLAKNLSMKDEVKELISQNKQMKECLAEARSSSLKLGEVCWKLISRKLEADVIFEKVFVAKHQLSQKLTDAGRCLNIVEATYGKKISALSLTDNIRASKLENEAKLSCVEKEFYTLTKEALSALHMCLDETKKNVDQYEIIFKKISKMKFMKTSEDAPGCVTDLSSMENALSDKCEESSSTDSFDFITLTELTLKSIESRICGMLSQMELVLESCRSLETKCNETFDVKPDSLTSSSSLNVLNPKTRPCSGCDLSSEDDGWNPEDSLEPKNSHHDEMDKQHCFDTAARKEDLEKTLSVYKVKTQQLNEELLSVKLSLSVSESEKSEFQKQLMEVSNENSILRKENAALSTLNSKLEDKLKEMEQNFKIRGENYTHHLSTSYATLKSEHSAIKAKLSEKENEVLEQKKLNIKLNNQFQKEMQIKLAEIREEYEQKLENLKSKMRVAYQEEVGKIREKLTAAEEKMLWYQNTNTKLKSKYQEVCSRLASESKEKNFLEKHLYKTQNSDGRMALTSVGDVPGELSVQCSASEDPVFALPQDMDKRQSIASVVDERITYVTRRSVHKAVPAGMGRVFHEEDEEGEVFNNTYLSDVKAGRCNFRVEDSNNRISELQYRNSLCPPHLKSSYPAETQFHDPSVVKDDDIKLGLIDMDHFDSLSTSCLLPEEKPRKKDKGQITYNKPGPPTPGKKGRLSLQGTDASQTPRSILKEFNESTSSRKGNTPSRIKALFSTKSTRRDENVPVTPRGRGLSLFRKPTKSRLP